From a region of the Candidatus Pantoea bituminis genome:
- the rluC gene encoding 23S rRNA pseudouridine(955/2504/2580) synthase RluC, which translates to MKTENPGVHFVAITAENAGQRIDNFLRTQLKGVPKSMIYRIVRKGEVRVNKKRIKPEYKLEEGDEVRIPPVRVAERDEDAVSPKLAKVASLADAILYEDDYLLVMNKPSGTAVHGGSGLSFGVIEGLRALRPEARFLELVHRLDRDTSGILLVAKKRSALRSLHEQLREKGMQKDYLALVRGNWPSHLKVVQAPLLKNILQSGERVVRVNAEGKPSETRFKVEERFEFATLVKASPVTGRTHQIRVHTLHAGHPIAFDDRYGERDFDSQLASTGLKRLFLHAAALTFTHPNTGEIMRMEAPLDDGLKRCLEKLRQQKS; encoded by the coding sequence ATGAAAACAGAGAATCCTGGCGTACACTTTGTCGCCATCACGGCTGAAAATGCCGGTCAAAGAATTGATAACTTTTTGCGCACCCAACTCAAGGGTGTGCCAAAAAGCATGATTTATCGCATCGTCCGTAAAGGTGAGGTGCGGGTAAACAAAAAACGTATCAAGCCCGAATACAAACTGGAAGAGGGCGATGAAGTGCGTATCCCGCCCGTACGCGTGGCTGAGCGTGACGAAGATGCGGTCTCACCCAAGCTGGCAAAAGTGGCGTCGCTGGCCGATGCCATTTTATATGAAGATGACTATTTGTTGGTGATGAATAAGCCATCAGGAACCGCAGTGCACGGCGGCAGCGGCTTGAGCTTCGGCGTAATTGAAGGCTTGCGTGCGTTGCGCCCGGAAGCGCGCTTCCTTGAATTGGTTCATCGTCTTGATCGCGACACGTCCGGTATTTTGCTGGTCGCCAAAAAACGTTCAGCGCTGCGTTCGCTGCATGAGCAGTTGCGTGAAAAAGGCATGCAGAAAGATTATCTGGCATTGGTGCGTGGCAACTGGCCTTCGCATCTGAAAGTGGTGCAGGCGCCGCTGCTCAAAAACATTTTACAAAGTGGCGAACGTGTTGTGCGGGTGAATGCAGAAGGTAAACCCTCAGAAACGCGTTTCAAGGTTGAAGAGCGGTTTGAGTTTGCGACATTGGTTAAGGCCAGCCCAGTAACGGGAAGAACCCATCAGATTCGTGTACACACGCTGCATGCTGGACATCCTATTGCGTTTGACGATCGCTACGGTGAGCGCGATTTTGATAGCCAGCTGGCATCGACGGGGCTGAAACGCCTGTTTTTGCACGCGGCTGCGCTGACGTTTACGCATCCTAATACTGGCGAAATCATGCGAATGGAAGCGCCGCTGGATGATGGATTAAAACGTTGTCTGGAAAAGCTGCGTCAGCAAAAAAGCTGA